The genome window GAAGTTCAGCAACGATGAGGTCTTTGATTTGGGTGATGCGTTCTGTGGTAGACTTCATTTGGGAGTCCTTTGGTGAGAGATAGATGATGCGTTTATCTCTGTTATACCAGAGGACTCCTTTTCTACAACATTTGAGTGCTCCCCAATGGGAGTGTCAGGTGTTCCGGTGTCAGGTTGCGGTGGAGGTGGACAATGCGTGTGTGGCGCAAAGGGTTGCTGCTGGGCGTGTGCCTTGTTTTGCTGCTGGCGGTGAAAGCAGCCAGCGCGCAAAGCGAGGGGGTGGTGCTGGTGTTGCGCCTGAAGGGGCCGCTGACGCCGGTCATGGTGCAATATCTGGAACGCGGCCTGGCAACGGCGCAGCAACAGCATGATGCGCTGGTGGTGTTGGAACTCGATACCCCCGGCGGCGGCATCACCTTGATGGAGAAGATGGTGCAGGATATCCGCAACAGCCCGGTGCCAGTGGTGGTGTATGTGGCGCCGCGCGGAGCAATGGCGGGCAGCGCCGGCGCGCTGGTGACGCTGGCCGGGCATTGGGCGGCTATGGCACCGGAAACCGCCATTGGCGCGGCCAGCCCTGTGGGGCCGCAGGGTGGCGATTTGGGCAAGACGATGGAAGCCAAGGTCAAGGCTATTTTGGAAGCCCTGGCGCGTTCCCTCGCGGCACGCCGCGGCCCGAAGGCGGTGCAGGCGGCGGAAAAGATGGTCGGTGAGGCTCAGGCGCTCTCGGCAGAGGAAGCCCATCGCGTTGGGCTGGTGGATTTCCTCGCGCCTTCGTTGGATGACCTGTTGCATCAAATGGCCGGGCAAAGCACCACAACCGTGGCGGGCGAAGTGACCCTGCCCCCTTCGCTGGAAGCCGTGCCTTTGCCGCCGACCATTGGCGAATCCTTTTTTCACACCCTCACCGACCCCAATATCGTGTTCATCTTGCTGGGGCTGGGGGTACAGGCGCTGCTGATCGCCCTCTGGCATCCTGCCAACTGGCCGGCGTGGTTTGTGGGAGTGGCGTCGCTGCTGCTGGCGGCTTATGGCCTCAGCCTGCTGCCGGTAAACTGGGTTGGGCTGGCCTTCTTGCTGCTCTCGTTTGCCATGTTTGCGTTGGACGTCAAAGCGCACACCCACGGCGCGTTGACAGCCGCGGGGTTGGCGGCGTTCATCTTTGGCGCGCTGACGCTCTTCAACACGCCCGCGGCATTGCCGGGGCAGCGGGTTTCCGTGCCGTTGGTGGTAGGCAGTGGGCTGGCGGTGGCGGTGGTTTCCATGGGGGTGGTTGCACTGGCGTTGCGGGCGCAGCAACGCCCCGTGCAGACGGGGGAAGCGCGGGTGCGCACGCTGGTAGGCAAAATCGGGGAAGCCCGCACGGCCATCACCCCGCGACAGAGCGGCACGGTGCAGGTGGGCGGGGAATTGTGGACGGCGGTGCTGGCCCCGGGGGCGACGGCGGTGGCTTCCGGCGATCTGGTGGAAGTGGTGGAAGTGCGCGGCGTGCATCTGGTGGTGCGGCCTGTGTCCGGAGACGCAACCCCTGTGGTAGAATGACGCCACCTCCTGAAAACCTTCTGTGTGAGGAGCCATCCTATGCCCGTCACCCCCACCCGCGACCGCGTCAACCCTGCCGTGGTGGATACCACCCCCAAGCGCCGCCCGCCGTGGCTCAAGGTCAAAGCCCCCGTGGGCGAAACCGTGGCCGAAATTCGCCACCTGATGCGAGGGCACGCGCTGCACACGGTTTGCGAAGAGGCCATGTGCCCCAACCTCGGCGAATGCTGGGGCGCGGGCACGGCCACTTTCCTGCTGTTAGGCGATGTGTGCACCCGCACGTGCGGCTTTTGCGATGTCAAGCATGGCAAGCCCCTGCCGCTGGACTGGATGGAAGCCGAGCGCGTCGCCCAGGCGGTGAAAACGATGAACCTGCGCCACGCGGTCATCACCAGCGTGACCCGCGACGACCGCCGCGACGGCGGCGCACCCATTTTCGCGATGGTCATCCGCCGCATCCGCGAACTGCTCCCCGGCTGCTCGGTGGAGGTGCTCATTCCCGATTTCAAGGGGCGCATCGAAGCCCTGCGCATCGTGATGGAAGCCCGCCCGGAAATCCTCAACCACAATGTGGAAACCGTGAAGCGGCTTTTCAAGGCCGTTCAGCCGCAGGATAACTACGCCTGGGCGCGCTCTACTCTGGTCAACGCCAAGCGCCTCGACCCCGAAGTGCTCACCAAGTCGGGCATCATGGTGGGGCTGGGCGAAACCATGGACGAGGTGAAGGAAACCATGCGCGACCTGCGTTCCTGGGGTGTGGACATCCTCACCATCGGCCAATATCTCCAGCCCAGCCGCAAGCACCTGCCCATTGACCGCTATTACACCCCCGAAGAATTCGACGAACTGAAAGCCTACGGGCTGGAAATCGGCTTCAAGTGGGTGGAAAGCGGCCCGTTGGTGCGTTCCTCGTACCACGCCGCCGAGCAGGTGCGGGCGTTGAGCATTGTGCACCGCCAGTTGTACGGCCATGCCTGATTCCCACCGCAAGCGCACCGCTACCCGCACCTTTGGCGCCGGAAGCCGGGAAGGCCACGACGCCTCGGCTTTTTATGCCCGCCGCCTCTATGCCACGGCGGGCGTGCCCGCACCGCTGCCGCTGAAAGCACTGCGCGCCCTCCCCGTGACGCCTTCCTCCGCGTGGGAAGACCGCCAAAACCGGGTTTATTGCCATTCCGCCGAAGCCATGCCCGAAATTCCCGACAACGCGGTGGGGCTGGCGTTCACCTCTCCGCCTTACAACGTTGGCAAAGATTACGACGACGACTTGGGGCTGGAAGAGTACCTGGCGCTCATCGGGCGGGTGGCGCGGGAAGTCTGGCGGGTGCTGGTGCCCGGCGGGCGCTATGTGGTCAACATTGCCAATCTGGGGCGCACGCCCTACATTCCCCTCACCGCGCTGTTCTGGCAGGTGCATCTGGAAGTCGGCTTCCTGCCGATGGGCGAAATCATCTGGCAGAAGGCCGAAGGCGCGGGGAACAGTTGCGCGTGGGGTTCCTGGCAGAGCGCCAAAGCGCCCCGCCTGCGCGATGTGCACGAATATCTGCTGGTGATGGCGAAACTCTCGCCCACCCGCCCCGACAAGGGCGAATCGGACATTAGCCGCGACGAATTTCTGGAAGCCACCACCTCGGTGTGGCGCATTCCGCCGGAATCGGCGCGGCGGGTGGGGCATCCTGCGCCGTTCCCCGTGGCGCTGGCCGAGCGGGTGGTGCGGCTGTATGCCTTCGTGGACGATGTGGTGCTCGATCCCTTCGCCGGCTCCGGCAGCACGTTGGTGGCGGCAGCCCGCCACGGGCGGCGGTGGGTGGGCTACGATGTGGTGCCCGAATACTGCCGCCTGGCCTCACAACGCCTTGCTAACCTGATCCCTAATCCCTAATCCCCTAATTTTCCCATGCCCTCCATCGACACCCCCACCCGCGCCGCCCGCCTGGGCGAACCTTCGTATGTCTGGCGTGCCGGGCAGCAGCGCCGCCTGGAAATGATTTTACGCTGGGCCGCAGGCCGCGAGCGCGGCCGCGTGCTGGAAAACGGCTGTGGTGTGGGCATGTACGTGGAAAAACTGGCCGAACACGGCGGTACGGTCGTCGGGCTGGAATACGACTTCCCCCGCGCGCGAGAGGCCCGCACCCGCAACCCGCACATCGTCAACGCTGCCGGTGAGGCGCTGCCCTTCCTCGCGGCGACCTTTGACCTGATTTTGAGCCATGAGGTCATCGAGCACGTCGCCGACGACGCCGCCGCGGTGCGCGAGATGGTGCGCGCCCTCAAACCCGGCGGGCGGCTGGTGCTGTTTTGCCCCAATCGCGGCTATCCCTTTGAAACCCACGGCATCTACTGGCGGGGGCGCTACCATTTCGGCAACAAGCCTTTCGTCAATTACCTGCCACGCCCCTGGCGCGACAAACTCGCGCCCCACGTGCGCATCTACACCCGCCGCGATCTGGAACGGCTTTTCGAGGGCTTGCCCGTGCGTTTCGTCCACCGCACCGTGATTTTCGGCGCATACGACAACATCATCGCCCGCTTCCCGCGCGCCGGGCGGCTGTTGCGCGGCTTCCTGCAGGCGCTGGAACGCACCCCGCTGCGCTGGTTTGGGCTTTCCCACTTTTGGGTGGTGGAGCGAATTGGCGGCTGAAAACTTGCCAATTCGCCTGCAGGTCGGTATAATCAAGGCGCATGTGGGCGGTTAGCTCAGTTGGTTAGAGCGTCGCGTTGACATCGCGAAGGTCGTAGGTTCAAGTCCTATACCGCCCACCTGTCTTGCGACGACCGGCCCCGCGAGGGGCCGTTGGTACACACAGGCGCGATGACCGGGACGAGTAGCCGGGTTCCCGCCGCCAGAGAGGGCAGGCCAGCGGCTGAAAGCCTGCCTCGGCAACGGCTCGGCGAACACCCCCCGCGAGCGCGACCCCGAACGCCCTTCCGGGCCAGTAAGGGAAGCGGTTGGGCCCCGTTATCGGCCTCCAGAGATGGCTTCGGTAGTTGCGGCTTTCGAGGCCAAACTGGGTGGAACCGCGTGAGCGGCACGCTCTCGCCCCAGACGGGCGGGAGCGTTTTTTGTTAATAGCGAATCAGGAATGAGGAATTGCGCCACCGCCCAGACTATCCAACAATTTGACTATCCGACCCCCCGGAGGCTCCCCATGGTCGAAAAACCCAAACTCCCTGAGAACTACCCCGAATCGGAACTTTACCGTATTCGCCATTCCGCAGCGCACATCATGGCCCAGGCCGTGCTGGAATACTTCCCCGAAGCCAAAATTGCCATCGGCCCGCCCATCGAGGACGGCTTTTACTACGACTTCGACCTGCCGCGCCCCATCACCCAGGACGACCTGGAGAAAATCGAAGCCCGCATGAAGGAAATCATCAAGGGCAAGCACGACTTCGTGCGGCGGGAAGTCACCCCCGAAGAGGCGCGGGAACTTTTCAAAGACCAGCCCTACAAACTGGAACTCATCGACGACATCCTCAGCCGCGGCACCGACGAATACGGCGAACCGCTGCCCGAAGGGCAAAAGCCCACCCTCAGCATTTACCAGCACGATACCTTCATCGACCTCTGCCGCGGGCCGCATGTCAAAAACAGCGCCGAAATCAACCCCAAAGCCGTCAAACTGATGTCCATCGCGGGTGCATACTGGCGGGGCGACGAGAACAAGCCCATGCTCACCCGCATTTACGGCACCGCGTGGAAAACCCCCAAGGAACTGCGCCAGTACCTCCAATGGCGCGAAGAGGCCAAAAAGCGCGATCACCGCGTGCTGGGCAAGGAACTTGGCCTGTTTTACTTCGCCCCCGACGAAATCGGCCCCGGCATTCCCATGTTCACCCCCAAGGGCGAGATCGTGCGCCACTTGCTGGAAACCTTTGTCCGGGAAGTGCAGACCCGCTACGGCTTCCAGCACGTGTGGACGGGCAATATCGTCAAGGAAGACCTGTACGCCAAATCCGGCCACCTGCAGAACTACGCGGACGTCATGTTCCCGGTCATGGAAGACAAAAACAGCGGTGAGCGCTTCCGCCTGAAGCCGATGAACTGCCCCAGCCACATGACCCTCTACAAGAAGATGGGCAAGCATTCCTACCGCGAACTGCCCCTGCGCTTTTCGGAATTCGCCACCGTCTACCGCTACGAAAAGAAGGGCGAACTCCACGGCCTGACCCGCGTGCGCTCGCTGACCCAAGACGACTGCCACATCTTCTGCACGCCCGACCAAATCCAGAGCGAATTTGCGATGCTGCTGGAACTCATCCAGGAAATTTTGGGGCGCTTCGGCCTGACCGACTACCAGGTGCGGCTTTCCCTGCGCGGGGAAGGCGGCAAATACGTGAACGATCCTGAAAAATGGGATAAAGCCGAAGCGGCGTTGCGCGCTGCCCTCGACGCCAGCGGCCTGGATTATGTGGAAGCCACCGGCGAGGCGGCCTTCTACGGCCCCAAGGCCGACTTCATCGCCCAGGACACCCTCGGCCGCGAGTGGCAACTTTCCACCATCCAGGTAGATTTCATCCAGCCAGCCCGCCTGGGCCTGACCTACATCGGCCCCGACGGCGAGGAACACACGCCCGTGGTGCTGCACCGCGCCATCATGGGCAGCACCGAGCGCTTCATGGGCGTGCTCATCGAGCACTACGCGGGCGCGTTCCCCGTGTGGCTGGCACCGGTGCAGGCCGTGCTCATTCCCATTGCCGACCGCCACGTGCCCTACTGCCAGAAAGTGGCGCAGGAACTGCGCCTCGCCGGCCTGCGGGTGGAAGTGGACGACAGCAGCGCCCGCATGAACGCCAAAATCCGCACCGCGCAGAAGCAAAAAGTGCCCTACATGCTGGTGGTCGGCGACAAAGAGGTGGAAGCCAAACACGTCGCCGTGCGCCTGCGTTCCGGCGAGAACCTCGGCCCCATGCCTGTCGCCGCGTTCCTGGAAAAAGCCCAGGCCGACATTGCCGAAGGCATCTAAATTCGTGCACGCCTCAAAGCCCCGCCTGCGCCCTGAGCGGAAGGGCGAGCGTAGCGAGCACTGAAGCCGAAGGGCATTGTTGAGTACTGCGCTTCGACTTCGCGCCCTACGGGCGCTCCGCTCAGCGCATGTGGACTACCTGACTACCCGACCATCTGACTATCATGTGGTCTACCTTCACCCTCAAAATTCACACCCCCGGCCGCGGCCTGCACGACATCACCGCCGCGGTGGCCGAAAAGGTCGCGGCCAGCGGGGTACAAACCGGCATGTGCTTCCTGTTTGTGCCGCATACCAGCGCGTCGCTGGTGCTCAACGAAAACTGGGACCCCACCGCCCGCGCCGACCTGGAAGGCGCCTTTGACCGCCTGGTGCCCGACGGCCAGTCCTGGTTTCGGCACACCCTGGAAGGCGTGGACGACATGCCCGCGCACATCCGCGCCGCGCTCACGCTGCCGAGCGTCGCGATTCCCATTGGGGAAGGCCAACTCATGCTGGGCACGTGGCAGGGCATCTACCTCTTCGAGCACCGCACGCGGCCCCACCGGCGGCGGGTGCTGGTGTGGATTCTGGCATAATGCAAAAACGCCGCCCTTCGGTTCAGTTGGGCGGCGTTGCTTTTTGGGGGCGCGACGTGGGGCGCTCAGAGCAACCCTTGCAGCCACACGGCCAGCGCCGCGGCGACCATCCCCAGGCCGGTGCCGCTGAGCACGTCCAGGGGGTAATGGACGCCTAAGGCAATGCGCCCGAAGGAAACCAGTGTGGCAAGGCCGACCAGCGCCCAGCCCCACGTCGGCGGCAGCAGCCGCGCCACGGTAAAAGCCAGCAGCCACACCCGCAGCGCATCGCCGCTGGGGAAGGAGGGGTCGCTGGGGGGGCGGGGTTGCCCCATCTGGGCTTCCTGGGGCATGGCCTGAAAGGGACGGGGGCGGTTGATGCGCCCTTTGAGCATCCGTTCCAGCAGAACGATGACCCCGTAGGCCAGCAGGATGGCCGCGCCTTCTTGCCAGCGGGCCAGCACGGCCACCAGCCCTGCCGCGGCCACGATGCCTTCCAGCGTGCCCAGCACCCAGAGCACGCGGAAGAAGGGCAATGCGCGTCGTAGCGGGCGGTGCAGTGCCAGAAAAAGCCGCCGATCGAAGCGCTCGATAGCGGGCAGGCGGTGGCTCAGGCCAAGGGCGAAAAGGATGCTGCCGGTGACCAGCAGGGTTAGCGGAGTAAGAATGTTCATTGGGGGACTTCCGGCAACAGATGGGGCCATACGGGGTAGAACATCAACCATTGCAACGGGCGCTGACGGATGTAGCGTTCCACCACGTTGAGCACCCGTTGGGCATTTTCACGGATGTCGGCGCGGCGGTTGCCGCTTTCCTGCATGGGGATGGGCTCCGAAAGGGTGACGTGGTAATGCCCTTCGGCATCCATGCGCGCTGCAACAACGCGCACGGGCACGTGCGCGTCCATCGCCAGGCGGACGTGGCCCGTAGGCAGGGGGGCGGGCTCGCCGAAAAAGGTCAGCACGGCTTTTTTGCCGGGCACCGGGCGGTCCACGCCGGTCACCACCACGCCGCCCTGTTTCAGCCGTTCTACTGCCTGGATGAGTGCGCGGGGGCTGATGGGGGTAATATCCACGCCGGGGGTGGCACGGATGCGGTTTTGCCACAGGTAGCCGCTGGTGGGGGTCGCGATGGCCAAAATCTGGGCGCGCACCCCCGCGATGCCCACGGCTTTGATGGCCAGGTCGAAGTTGCTCAGATGCGGCCCGACGACGACATACCCCGCACGGTTGGCCTGGCTCTCTTCTACCGCTTGCCAGACGCTTTCATCCAGCGTCACCATTTGCCGGATGGCCTCGGTGTCGTGCATGTGGCGGTAGAGGTCGTATTGGCAGCGTCCGGCATGGCGCAGCACTTCGCGGGTGGCCTCGCTGAGTTGTTCTGCGTTCCAGGTTTTGCCATGCACCACCCACTGGTTCAGCCGGATGGCCTGAATGAGCCGTGAACGTTTGAACAGTGTCAGGAAATCGGCCAGGCCGCGCGCGACCCGGTAGCCCAGCGGGGGATTCAGACTGCGCGCCAAAGCCAAGGCAAAGGCGACACCGTAGCGGCTGGTGGTGAGGTCTTGGACATCCATGAGTTCCTCGGTGATGGCTGGCGTCTTCCCTGGGCGTCGGCCCCGTGATCACGCGGGGAACGCAGACGGCTTAGCGGGTTTTGGCCGGAGGGGGATTTTTGAGTAAGTCGTAGCTTTCCACAAGCACCGGAATGCCCCGCAGCAGGCACCAGATCACCGCAAGCCATGTCAGCACCAGCGCGATGGTGTGCACGGTGGGGTGGAAGGCGGGATACGGCGCGCCTGGGGTGTGAAAGGCCAGGTCGAGGGTCAGCGCCGTGAAGGCTGCCCCCTTCAGGAAGCCGTAACTGCTGCGCATGAAGCGCGAAGCCACCAGAAAACGGCTAATGGGTGATTTGACTTGCTCGAAGGGGGGCAATCCGTTGCTCATGCCCACCGCCCGCATGGCATCCACCGTGGTGCCCCGAGTGATCACGATGAGCGGCACCACGATGGAAATCAGCCCTAAATGGGCAAAGACCACCCACAAAATGATTTCCAGCGTGCGGTCGGTGGCAATATCTAAGGCGCTTCCTAACAGGCTGGTTTCGCCCCGCGCCCGGGCGACGATGCCGTCGATGCTGTCCATTGCAATGATGACAATGATGAACAGCGCACTCCAGAAGCGCAGGGAGAAGCCGCCATAGTACAGAAATGCGACGTAAAGAAAGAGGAGAGGAAAACGGGCTAAAGTGATGAGATTGGCCATGTTGCCTACCCAAAAAGAGTGTGCCGTTAGTTTAGCATCTTCTGGAGGGAATGGCAAGGGCGCGAAAACCTTGCCAAATTGCGGGGGGATGAGTATAATCGCCGTTGCCTGTCGGGGCGTGGCGCAGTCCGGCTAGCGCGCTTCAATGGGGTTGAAGAGGTCCCGAGTTCAAATCTCGGCGCCCCGACCAGCAGCCCGCAATACTTCATTGCGGGCTTTTTCTCATTTATAATAACCCCCACCCGACTCCCTGACTATCCGACTATCCGACTATCCGACTCCCCTCCCATGTCCCTCACCCAACTCCCTTTTGACCTCCCCGGCACGTTTTTCCGCAGCCCGATGCCCTTTTCCGCCTACGACCCCGACGGCGATCTCTGGCGGGCGTACCGGCGCGTGGGCGTGGAGGGCGTGGTGGTGCTCACGCCTACCGAAGAAGCCCTCGCCCGCACGGCCTGCGACCTGCCGACGTTCTACCGCCGTCACGGCCTGGAAGTGCTGCATTTCCCCATCCCCGACCTGGAAGCCCCGGCTCCTGCCGCGTTGCATTGGGCTGCCGAGCAGGCCCTGGCCTGGCTGCGCAGCGGCCGCACGGTGGCCGCGCACTGCTTTGTGGGGCATGGCCGCACCGGCTTGCTTGCAGCCTGCATGGCCCGCTTGCGCTGGGGGTGGGATGCCGAGCGCGCTCGCAATTGGCTGCGTCAATACATCCCCGGGGCGGTGGAAACCGAAGGCCAGTTCGCCGCGCTGAAAATGTGCGCCGAAACCGCCCCCCGCCCCCCTGCGCCGCCGCCGGAAATTCCTCGCTGGCTGGCGTGGGCGCGGCAAATTCAGGCCGAAGCGCAAACCGGCCTGCACTACGCCGAAAACCCCTACCAGCAGGAGCGCTTCCGGCACCTGATGGCGCTGGCTGAGGAAATCACCCGCGCGGCCGGGCATTTGCCGCCGGAGCCGGTGCATGAACTCTACACCCGCCCCGAAGGCTATGCCACCCCGCGGGTGGATGTGCGGGCGGCGGTCTTTGACGCGGAGGGGCGTATTTTGCTCGTGCGGGATGCTTCCGATGGGCGCTGGTGCCTGCCCGGCGGCTGGGCCGACGTGGGCGATACGCCTTCTGGCGCGGCCGAGCGAGAAGTGCTGGAAGAGGCCGGTTTCCAGGTGAAAGCCCGCCGCCTCATCGGCGTGTACGATGCCAACCGGGTGCCCGGCAAACTGCACCTCTACCACGCTTTCAAGGTGGCTTTCCTGTGCGATTTGCTGGAAGGCGAAGCCCGCCCCAGCATTGAGACCACCGAGGTGGCTTTTTTCGCCTACGACGACCTGCCGACCGACCTTTCGCCCTACCGCACCCCCCGCCGCTTGCTGGAAGACGCCTTTGCCGCCGCTCGCGCCGACCATTGGGAAACCGTGTTTGATTAACCGCCGATGAT of Chloroflexota bacterium contains these proteins:
- a CDS encoding nodulation protein NfeD codes for the protein MRVWRKGLLLGVCLVLLLAVKAASAQSEGVVLVLRLKGPLTPVMVQYLERGLATAQQQHDALVVLELDTPGGGITLMEKMVQDIRNSPVPVVVYVAPRGAMAGSAGALVTLAGHWAAMAPETAIGAASPVGPQGGDLGKTMEAKVKAILEALARSLAARRGPKAVQAAEKMVGEAQALSAEEAHRVGLVDFLAPSLDDLLHQMAGQSTTTVAGEVTLPPSLEAVPLPPTIGESFFHTLTDPNIVFILLGLGVQALLIALWHPANWPAWFVGVASLLLAAYGLSLLPVNWVGLAFLLLSFAMFALDVKAHTHGALTAAGLAAFIFGALTLFNTPAALPGQRVSVPLVVGSGLAVAVVSMGVVALALRAQQRPVQTGEARVRTLVGKIGEARTAITPRQSGTVQVGGELWTAVLAPGATAVASGDLVEVVEVRGVHLVVRPVSGDATPVVE
- the lipA gene encoding lipoyl synthase — its product is MPVTPTRDRVNPAVVDTTPKRRPPWLKVKAPVGETVAEIRHLMRGHALHTVCEEAMCPNLGECWGAGTATFLLLGDVCTRTCGFCDVKHGKPLPLDWMEAERVAQAVKTMNLRHAVITSVTRDDRRDGGAPIFAMVIRRIRELLPGCSVEVLIPDFKGRIEALRIVMEARPEILNHNVETVKRLFKAVQPQDNYAWARSTLVNAKRLDPEVLTKSGIMVGLGETMDEVKETMRDLRSWGVDILTIGQYLQPSRKHLPIDRYYTPEEFDELKAYGLEIGFKWVESGPLVRSSYHAAEQVRALSIVHRQLYGHA
- a CDS encoding site-specific DNA-methyltransferase, which gives rise to MPDSHRKRTATRTFGAGSREGHDASAFYARRLYATAGVPAPLPLKALRALPVTPSSAWEDRQNRVYCHSAEAMPEIPDNAVGLAFTSPPYNVGKDYDDDLGLEEYLALIGRVAREVWRVLVPGGRYVVNIANLGRTPYIPLTALFWQVHLEVGFLPMGEIIWQKAEGAGNSCAWGSWQSAKAPRLRDVHEYLLVMAKLSPTRPDKGESDISRDEFLEATTSVWRIPPESARRVGHPAPFPVALAERVVRLYAFVDDVVLDPFAGSGSTLVAAARHGRRWVGYDVVPEYCRLASQRLANLIPNP
- a CDS encoding class I SAM-dependent methyltransferase, whose amino-acid sequence is MPSIDTPTRAARLGEPSYVWRAGQQRRLEMILRWAAGRERGRVLENGCGVGMYVEKLAEHGGTVVGLEYDFPRAREARTRNPHIVNAAGEALPFLAATFDLILSHEVIEHVADDAAAVREMVRALKPGGRLVLFCPNRGYPFETHGIYWRGRYHFGNKPFVNYLPRPWRDKLAPHVRIYTRRDLERLFEGLPVRFVHRTVIFGAYDNIIARFPRAGRLLRGFLQALERTPLRWFGLSHFWVVERIGG
- a CDS encoding threonine--tRNA ligase, giving the protein MVEKPKLPENYPESELYRIRHSAAHIMAQAVLEYFPEAKIAIGPPIEDGFYYDFDLPRPITQDDLEKIEARMKEIIKGKHDFVRREVTPEEARELFKDQPYKLELIDDILSRGTDEYGEPLPEGQKPTLSIYQHDTFIDLCRGPHVKNSAEINPKAVKLMSIAGAYWRGDENKPMLTRIYGTAWKTPKELRQYLQWREEAKKRDHRVLGKELGLFYFAPDEIGPGIPMFTPKGEIVRHLLETFVREVQTRYGFQHVWTGNIVKEDLYAKSGHLQNYADVMFPVMEDKNSGERFRLKPMNCPSHMTLYKKMGKHSYRELPLRFSEFATVYRYEKKGELHGLTRVRSLTQDDCHIFCTPDQIQSEFAMLLELIQEILGRFGLTDYQVRLSLRGEGGKYVNDPEKWDKAEAALRAALDASGLDYVEATGEAAFYGPKADFIAQDTLGREWQLSTIQVDFIQPARLGLTYIGPDGEEHTPVVLHRAIMGSTERFMGVLIEHYAGAFPVWLAPVQAVLIPIADRHVPYCQKVAQELRLAGLRVEVDDSSARMNAKIRTAQKQKVPYMLVVGDKEVEAKHVAVRLRSGENLGPMPVAAFLEKAQADIAEGI
- a CDS encoding YjbQ family protein; the encoded protein is MWSTFTLKIHTPGRGLHDITAAVAEKVAASGVQTGMCFLFVPHTSASLVLNENWDPTARADLEGAFDRLVPDGQSWFRHTLEGVDDMPAHIRAALTLPSVAIPIGEGQLMLGTWQGIYLFEHRTRPHRRRVLVWILA
- a CDS encoding phosphatase PAP2 family protein; translated protein: MVDVLPRMAPSVAGSPPMNILTPLTLLVTGSILFALGLSHRLPAIERFDRRLFLALHRPLRRALPFFRVLWVLGTLEGIVAAAGLVAVLARWQEGAAILLAYGVIVLLERMLKGRINRPRPFQAMPQEAQMGQPRPPSDPSFPSGDALRVWLLAFTVARLLPPTWGWALVGLATLVSFGRIALGVHYPLDVLSGTGLGMVAAALAVWLQGLL
- a CDS encoding CDP-alcohol phosphatidyltransferase family protein, coding for MANLITLARFPLLFLYVAFLYYGGFSLRFWSALFIIVIIAMDSIDGIVARARGETSLLGSALDIATDRTLEIILWVVFAHLGLISIVVPLIVITRGTTVDAMRAVGMSNGLPPFEQVKSPISRFLVASRFMRSSYGFLKGAAFTALTLDLAFHTPGAPYPAFHPTVHTIALVLTWLAVIWCLLRGIPVLVESYDLLKNPPPAKTR
- a CDS encoding NUDIX domain-containing protein codes for the protein MSLTQLPFDLPGTFFRSPMPFSAYDPDGDLWRAYRRVGVEGVVVLTPTEEALARTACDLPTFYRRHGLEVLHFPIPDLEAPAPAALHWAAEQALAWLRSGRTVAAHCFVGHGRTGLLAACMARLRWGWDAERARNWLRQYIPGAVETEGQFAALKMCAETAPRPPAPPPEIPRWLAWARQIQAEAQTGLHYAENPYQQERFRHLMALAEEITRAAGHLPPEPVHELYTRPEGYATPRVDVRAAVFDAEGRILLVRDASDGRWCLPGGWADVGDTPSGAAEREVLEEAGFQVKARRLIGVYDANRVPGKLHLYHAFKVAFLCDLLEGEARPSIETTEVAFFAYDDLPTDLSPYRTPRRLLEDAFAAARADHWETVFD